The following proteins come from a genomic window of Aspergillus oryzae RIB40 DNA, chromosome 4:
- a CDS encoding aspartate aminotransferase family protein (4-aminobutyrate aminotransferase and related aminotransferases), whose protein sequence is MASTDTTAFFSRADKYLMRTGVPYSPAIMQKAQGTRLYDVNNRQILDFTSGQMSSLLGHSHPEIVEVVQKYVAELDHLLSNMITYPVVELAERLARFLPAPLEKSFFLNTGSESIEAAIKIAKCYTGKFEIVAFAASYHGLTQGSGSATYSAGRKSGGPCMPGQLAFPAPYTYRSPFRKPDGSYDWEAEMDFGWSMIDRQSVGSLAAFIMEPILSTGGILELPQGYLQRMSLECKKRGMLIIMDEAQTGVGRTGQMFAFEQDGIVPDILALSKTLGCGLPLASVSTTAEIERGCTEAGFLWLTTHLNDPLTAAVGSKVLEIVERDNICQRAAERGAQLRDGLLKLQEKYWCIGDVRGRGLLQGIEIISDAETKAPGPDLGQLVSDRAMACGLSCNVVNLPGMGGVFRLAPPVTVTAEEIEEGLRILDEAFGYVLNEKRN, encoded by the coding sequence ATGGCCTCCACAGATACAACCGCATTCTTTTCCAGGGCAGACAAATACCTAATGAGAACGGGTGTCCCCTACTCCCCGGCTATTATGCAAAAGGCCCAAGGCACCAGACTTTACGATGTCAACAACAGACAGATCCTGGACTTCACCTCCGGCCAAATGAGCTCTCTCCTGGGACATTCTCATCCGGAGATCGTCGAGGTAGTCCAGAAGTATGTCGCAGAGCTTGACCACCTCTTGAGCAACATGATTACCTACCCTGTCGTCGAGCTCGCTGAACGCCTAGCCCGTTTCCTTCCAGCGCCCCTAGAGAAGTCCTTCTTTCTAAACACGGGGTCTGAGTCCATAGAAGCAGCCATCAAGATCGCCAAATGCTATACTGGCAAATTTGAAATCGTCGCTTTCGCCGCAAGCTACCACGGATTGACTCAGGGGTCGGGCTCCGCGACCTACTCAGCCGGTCGTAAAAGCGGAGGCCCCTGCATGCCGGGCCAGCTTGCCTTTCCTGCGCCATATACTTATCGCTCGCCTTTCCGTAAGCCCGATGGATCGTACGACTGGGAGGCAGAGATGGACTTTGGCTGGTCAATGATTGACCGTCAGAGTGTTGGCTCCCTAGCTGCGTTTATCATGGAGCCTATTCTCTCCACAGGCGGTATTCTCGAGCTTCCCCAGGGATATCTGCAACGCATGAGCTTGGAATGCAAGAAGCGCGGTATGCTGATCATTATGGATGAAGCTCAAACCGGTGTAGGTCGAACTGGTCAGATGTTCGCTTTTGAGCAAGACGGAATTGTACCCGATATCCTTGCGTTGTCGAAAACGCTTGGATGTGGTTTGCCTCTTGCATCGGTCAGTACAACCGCTGAAATCGAACGTGGGTGCACCGAAGCCGGCTTCCTATGGCTCACCACCCATCTTAACGACCCACTTACCGCTGCAGTGGGCAGTAAGGTCCTTGAGATCGTCGAGAGGGATAACATCTGCCAGCGAGCTGCGGAGCGTGGCGCGCAGTTGCGCGACGGTCTCCTTAAGCTGCAAGAGAAGTATTGGTGTATTGGTGATGTCCGTGGTCGGGGTCTCTTGCAGGGTATCGAGATTATCTCTGATGCTGAAACCAAGGCCCCTGGGCCAGACCTCGGACAGTTAGTTTCTGATCGGGCTATGGCGTGTGGTCTCTCGTGCAATGTTGTAAATCTCCCAGGTATGGGGGGCGTGTTTCGTTTGGCTCCGCCTGTTACCGTTACCGcagaggagattgaagagGGTCTTAGGATTCTAGATGAGGCGTTTGGTTATGTTTTGAACGAGAAGAGGAATTAG
- a CDS encoding phosphatidate cytidylyltransferase (uncharacterized conserved protein), with product MSSVDLERLLTDWEESLSGDVRRIALRGTHLNAPGAANFRLAYLAVKLLLRRIQLDLDVDNIKADDDTTSPFYTQAQRAAEEIVHLDRQINKTCQRQNPRSPQMPPKPEFKHALQQITQQFRAPISYSIAYGSGVFPQTTNKTSSNPQLHPSPPPAISQAQKAHPKMIDFIFGISHAHTWHTINLQQHPHHYPPLLRSLGPRAISKCQENFGAGVYFHPFITVNGILIKYGVVNLETLRRDLVGWNTLYLAGRMQKPVMVLQDNAAIRDAGRANLVSALRTALLLLPGRFTEWELYATLAGLSYMGDPRMVVGGDDPGKVESIVGGQLGAFRELYGGLIGGLENVSLNLGCVGGIEQDMDPVVRGDMVRLLPESLRTRLYWRYEAKLSVSPGRFDRIWGEMGECVRHSEDGLFERRIAGDGGLGSEIRKTIEETVRWPSFTQSVKSAVTAGVSRSWRYAMEKRRKAALGRSRD from the exons ATGTCTTCTGTAGACCTCGAGCGGCTTCTCACAGATTGGGAAGAATCTTTGAGCGGCGATGTCCGTCGCATCGCCCTCCGAGGGACTCATTTAAATGCCCCAGGGGCGGCAAATTTCCGACTAGCCTATCTAGCGGTCAAGCTTTTGCTCAGACGCATCCAGCTCGACCTCGACGTGGACAACATAAAAGCTGATGATGACACCACCTCTCCATTTTATACACAAGCACAAAGAGCGGCGGAGGAAATCGTTCATCTG GACCGTCAGATAAACAAAACTTGCCAGCGCCAAAACCCAAGATCGCCCCAAATGCCACCCAAGCCTGAATTCAAACATGCCCTACAACAAATAACCCAACAATTCCGCGCCCCAATCAGCTACAGCATCGCCTACGGCTCCGGCGTCTTCCCCCAAACCACTAACAAGACCAGCTCCAATCCCCAACTCCACCCAAGCCCACCCCCAGCAATATCACAGGCCCAAAAAGCCCACCCCAAAATGAtcgacttcatcttcgggaTCTCACACGCCCATACCTGGCACACCATTAACCTCCAacaacaccctcaccactACCCACCCCTCCTCCGCTCACTAGGCCCGCGCGCCATATCCAAATGCCAGGAGAACTTCGGCGCAGGAGTCTACTTCCACCCCTTCATCACCGTCAATGGAATATTAATCAAGTACGGTGTCGTGAACCTGGAGACGCTACGCCGGGATCTCGTAGGCTGGAACACGCTTTATCTTGCGGGCCGGATGCAGAAACCCGTTATGGTTCTGCAAGATAATGCGGCTATTCGGGATGCAGGACGTGCGAATCTGGTTTCTGCGTTGAGGACGGCACTCTTGTTGCTTCCTGGGAGGTTTACTGAGTGGGAGCTTTATGCGACGTTAGCGGGGTTGTCGTATATGGGGGATCCGAggatggtggttgggggCGATGATCCTGGGAAGGTTGAGAGCATTGTTGGGGGTCAGCTTGGAGCGTTTCGGGAGTTGTATGGGGGCTTGATTGGGGGGCTAGAGAATGTGAGCTTGAATCTTGGTTGTGTTGGTGGGATAGAGCAGGATATGGATCCTGTTGTGCGCGGCGATATGGTGAGGTTGTTGCCTGAGTCTTTGCGGACTAGGCTTTATTGGAGATATGAAGCGAAATTGAGCGTTTCTCCGGGGCGGTTTGATCGGATTTGGGGGGAGATGGGTGAATGTGTTCGCCATTCTGAGGATGGTTTGTTTGAGCGGAGGATTGCTGGAGATGGTGGTCTGGGGAGTGAGATTAGGAAAACGATCGAAGAGACAGTTCGATGGCCAAGTTTCACTCAAAGTGTAAAAAGTGCTGTCACCGCTGGGGTCTCGCGGAGTTGGAGGTAtgcgatggagaagagacgGAAGGCTGCGCTGGGGAGGAGCAGAGATTAA